The genomic interval CAATTGAAGTTCCTTAGGGGATATCTCGTCATCTGAtacatgaaattgaaattaaaatttttaacaaattcttTATCGTATTGCTATGCGTAGTCTTTATCGTATGTTTAGGAAATTCTATATCGTATTTTGATAttcataaaatcaaaatttttattttaaggaAATTCTTTATCGTATTCGTTTAAATCCTGTTTAAATTTCTAGCGaaaattttgaacaaaataCTTTTGAAACTCTTTTGAAAATGGCTTTTcagaattttttaaaattttatttaaatattgctttatatatttatattttatttatatatgtttatattcatacaatttatatttaatttcaaaattcgAAAGTCCAcgtaaaacatatataattattttttataagaaAGCGTATCCATCGATTTAGTTAGAAGTTATCCATGCGCTACTTTCTTACTTTTGGATACACATTTATGCATTCCCctaaaatataattatcatcaattcatataataataaaccaCAACTTTCTTGAATTTCCAACAAAGTTACTTATTGAAATTTCCTTTTCGAAATAGTTCTACCATAAAAAGGTTTCcctaaatagaaaaaatatactatatatatatatatatatatatatatgtacatatgcacagAATTTTAACTGTATATTTAGGTGCTTCATAGCTGACCCCAGAGAAAACAATTTCAGATAAGATAAGAAAACAGTTCGAAATTTGTAGCTAGatagattatatatttttttccacTCACCAGCAGCAAAAGCTTGCACTTCATGCTGTACACGTAGttttatattgatatattaatatattttgtatgtctGTGTTGATATTTCTTTGATCAATTGCAATCGAATGCACAAAACACTTTAAGTATTTAATTACATGCACTTCTCCGAATTGCAGTTGTGTTTCTTATTCGAATTTGGCTGCGCTGCGAAATGAACAGTTACCCACGAACGCTTTTCGAAGTCGAATTGGAACTAACGTGAATGATTCAAGCCGCGGGCCGTGGGTTGAGGcattatttgttttgattagaTATCAGCTGAGAGcagcactctctctctctctctcacacacacacacacacaacaagcaCATACTTTCGCTCTCGACTAAGCCGCATTAAATGTAAGTACAGTGTGTCTTAAGTAAAAGTGAATTGCATTTGAGTCACGAGCAGACTGTTTTGTTCTGTTGCAAGGTCGTTAATATTGATGCGCTCAACAGCAGCTacgagtttttgttttgcttttgtccAATTTGAAATATAGAGTcctatatatgtgcatatgtagtGACAATGATAAGATAACAAATTGTGCCAAGCCAACAAATATGCGTCTCAACACAGTTGACTCAGCTGCGATCTCTGccgtttgaaaaaaaaataaaaaaaaaaacaatggcaGGCACAggaaatattaaagaaatgcCGACTGGCGACTGCCGCCAGGCCGTTCCAATTAGATTCGAGGGGCCAATTGCAAAGGCAACAAGCATGTGTCACTACGTTTCATTGAACTTTGCGCCAACgtctatgtatgcgtgtgtgtgtgtgtgtgtgtgtgtgtgatacaATGAGGCAAATTGAGCTGTTCGAAGAACATGCAAATTgatgccaacaacaaataccaAATGGCGGCAATGTGAGCTCCACagtaaataagaaaaacaaataaatgtttgtgGACGCTGCTGTGTGGCAATTGGTTGCATAAACacaacagaacagaacagatcCCTCTGCTGAGTCATCgatatttgtgttttcttgaatttcaattatttcatACTATAATATATTGGTTGTGCACACGCTTAGAAACCGCAGACAACGTTCCACGCGTCGCCTTTCAACTTGCAACCTGAAactcgtttcgtttcgtttcttttGCTGTTGCACTTTTGCAGCTGCCGCCGAGGTTCATCCTCGTTCTGCTCTTAAATCAAACTCGCGCACGTAACAGAAACCGAAAGCGAAAACGCAGCGACTGCGATCTTTACCTGCCTGTTGCTCAGATTCAACTGAAACTGGAAATCgtagaggcagcagcagcagcagcagcagctcgggcATTCTCTGTCCATGCTGCCTTAAGCTGGATATCGCTGGCCGTTCCCACAAGCTGGATACGACTGGCACTGCCCTTGCCACCCGTACCCTCCTCCCTCCCTCCCAGCCATTTCGACACAATCGACGAGCACCCAAAACCGGTCGTTGGCCGAATTTGAGTCTGTGGCACATTGTTTATGCCATTGCcttaatatttatgtgtggCAGCTGTCTCCTCTATGTAGCTATGTAGCTGCCACCAAATGCAGTTATGGCCAGCGGAAATGCTCGTCGTGATTGGCTCGTTAAACGATCTTTTGCAAGCGTTTCCGGTGCGTGCTGCAACCTTTGCGGCAACTTTGAAGCGTGCATTAAAAACGAATAGATTTGTAATTAAGAACAAACATTTATACGagctagacacacacacacacacacttttagTGCACCTATCTCATATGCATATAGTAATCAATCGCCGAGGAGAACGCCGCAAAGCCCAGGCCGCCAATGATGCCGGCCTTAATGCCCGCTCGCAGGCCAATCAGGCCGCCCGTAATGCCGCCCGCATAGGTGCCGTTGCGCCAGTCGGTGACGCCGCGTTTCTGGCCAAAAGAGACATCAGTTAGATAAACAATGGTACAATTGATAGGCACAATCACTTACACTTTCTATGGTGCACTCGACAATGGAGAATACGGCGCCAATGAGGGCAAAGTTCTTGGCATACGAATGCGTTGTGGAGCGCATCTCGCGGAATACTTCGCGCGCCGTCTGTTTCTTTTCATTTGCGAATGGATCGGCCATGTTTGGATTCACGGAGGCGCTGAACAGGCCCAAGGCTGCGCCTAAGCCGTAGCCTGCAAGAATGAACACATGTAAAATGTTTGTGcggcaaaatgttttgtctaGACTTACCCATAACACAGGCCATGGCGCTTTTGAAGGCGCAACTTTCCACCGCTGTTTCAATGAGCTTCTCCtcgtttgttttaatttggaCCGGCCCATTACTTTTGGGTATTACAATATTCTCACGATACCTGTTCAGGTTGCCCACGAAATGCATGGC from Drosophila virilis strain 15010-1051.87 chromosome 2, Dvir_AGI_RSII-ME, whole genome shotgun sequence carries:
- the LOC6632609 gene encoding mitochondrial import inner membrane translocase subunit Tim22; translation: MSVMPNIDPKAGEAAKPRVLDPAELDRMAMHFVGNLNRYRENIVIPKSNGPVQIKTNEEKLIETAVESCAFKSAMACVMGYGLGAALGLFSASVNPNMADPFANEKKQTAREVFREMRSTTHSYAKNFALIGAVFSIVECTIESKRGVTDWRNGTYAGGITGGLIGLRAGIKAGIIGGLGFAAFSSAIDYYMHMR